The window ATGGAAAGATTATCTTTACATCCCTTTTTCTACAATCGTCATCTTGGATTTGTCAAAGATGACACGATAGCATCAGGTGCCCTTACGATTGGTGCTGACGCCTGGATTGGGGATCGGGCCATTATCTTGCCTGGTTGTAGTACTATCGGCGTAGGAGCCGTTGTTGGAGCAGGCGCCGTGGTAACGAAGGATGTTCCCGATTTTGCAATAGTTGTCGGAAATCCTGCCAAGATTCTGAAATATCGTTTCGATGAAGATGTGCAAAAAGCTATTTTGGAAAGTAAATGGTGGGAGAAATCGATTAACGAGATTGCTCCACATATTGAACAAATGCTTCTAGATGTGACCTCTAGCCTATCTAACCATCCTCTACTTATTAAGAACTGATCTCTATGAGTTTGCGAAAGATAAAAAGTTTTCAGGCCGTCGCTGAATACCAACTTTGTTGTGG of the Deltaproteobacteria bacterium IMCC39524 genome contains:
- a CDS encoding CatB-related O-acetyltransferase — its product is MKRSNLSNVFFQLYKFRRFRKFVLKFVKRAEGRDFYSATLRDIFRHYHGVEVDLYSYGECFNPGAWPSGVVVGRYVSIAKDVSVYVRNHPMERLSLHPFFYNRHLGFVKDDTIASGALTIGADAWIGDRAIILPGCSTIGVGAVVGAGAVVTKDVPDFAIVVGNPAKILKYRFDEDVQKAILESKWWEKSINEIAPHIEQMLLDVTSSLSNHPLLIKN